The proteins below are encoded in one region of Pseudophryne corroboree isolate aPseCor3 chromosome 8, aPseCor3.hap2, whole genome shotgun sequence:
- the LOC134948027 gene encoding olfactory receptor 2AP1-like — protein MDHNAGTRILNAGIPNEGLLSLQRDLFYLKTIKMNKTNQTVSYFIIRGISELPELMLPVFLLVLLLYLSILSGNMTILLLVFGDHRLHTPMYFFLANLSILDISSTAVTLHKILTAFVTGNRTVSFAECMAHAYFFMALQCTILLMLAAMSYDRFLAICNPLHYHMVMSPKLCVLLAFLCWLAGFVEVIHHIYLLSHFTCYTSNYVDHFFCSVLQLIKLSCSDTSLLKLLIDIQSTFISGLLPLLMTVIPYIFIILAILKIHSSTGRHKAFYTCSSHLTVVILLYVTLYLPPTLKDTLGSPKLFSLFNAVAVPLLNPLIYSLKNTEVKSAMKRLFKPLHDSLNQYFNFQQTPKKSGQCVKNASQQIDLSFD, from the exons atggACCACAATGCAGGCACCAgaatcctgaatgctgggatcccaaatGAAGGACTGCTGTCTCTGCAGCGAG ATTTATTCTATTTAAAGACCATCAAGATGAACAAGACCAACCAAACAGTATCTTATTTTATAATCAGAGGAATTTCAGAACTTCCTGAGCTGATGCTTCCAGTTTTTCTTCTGGTGTTACTTCTTTATCTCTCCATTCTTAGTGGCAACATGACCATTCTTCTCCTGGTCTTTGGGGACCATCGCCTACATACTCCTATGTACTTCTTTCTGGCCAACCTATCCATCCTGGACATCTCTTCTACAGCTGTCACTCTGCATAAGATCCTAACTGCATTTGTCACAGGAAACAGAACTGTGTCCTTTGCAGAATGTATGGCACATGCATACTTCTTCATGGCCTTGCAGTGTACAATTTTGCTGATGTTGGCTGCCATGAGTTATGATCGATTTTTGGCAATCTGCAATCCATTACATTATCACATGGTCATGAGCCCTAAACTCTGTGTACTGTTAGCTTTCTTATGCTGGTTGGCAGGTTTTGTTGAAGTTATAcaccatatttatttattatcgcATTTCACATGTTATACCTCCAATTATGTTGACCACTTCTTCTGTAGTGTCTTACAACTTATAAAACTTTCTTGCAGTGATACGTCACTGCTAAAGCTCTTGATTGACATACAAAGCACATTTATATCAGGGCTCCTACCTTTACTTATGACAGTTATCCCTTATATTTTTATAATACTTGCCATACTCAAAATCCATTCCAGTACAGGCAGACATAAGGCATTCTACACATGTTCCTCACACCTCACCGTTGTCATACTTCTCTATGTGACCCTTTACTTACCACCAACCTTAAAAGACACCTTGGGTTCTCCTAAACTGTTTTCACTTTTTAATGCAGTGGCAGTGCCTTTATTAAACCCTCTCATTTACAGCCTGAAAAACACTGAAGTGAAGTCAGCTATGAAGAGGCTGTTTAAACCTCTGCATGACAGCCTTAACCAATATTTCAATTTTCAGCAAACCCCCAAAAAGTCTGGTCAGTGTGTTAAAAATGCATCACAGCAGATAGATCTATCTTTTGACTGA